Below is a window of Shinella sp. PSBB067 DNA.
CCCACCAATCGCGGGACGCTCTGTCCCAAGGGCGCGGCCCTCAAGGACTTCGTGAAGTCCGAGACCCGCGCCACGAAGCCCCGCCGCCGCGCGCCCGGCGCCGACCGCTGGGAGGACATCTCCTGGGACGAGGCCTTCGACAAGATCGCCCGTGCGCTCAAGGACGACCGCGACGCGAACTTCATCGAGAAGAACGCAGCCGGCGTCACGGTCAACCGCTGGACGACCACGGGCTTCCTTGCCGCTTCGGGCGGCACCAACGAGACCGGATGGCTGACCTACAAGACCGTCCGCTCCATGGGTATAGTCGGCTTCGACAACCAGGCACGCGTCTGACACGGCCCCACGGTAGCCAGTTTGGCTCCAACTTTTGGCCGCGGCGCAATGACGAACGCCTGGACCGACATCAAGAACACCGACCTCGTCATCGTCATGGGTGGCAATGCGGCAGAAGCGCACCCCTGCGGCTTCAAATGGGTGACGGAGGCCAAGCACCATCGCGGCGCACGGCTGATCGTCGTCGACCCGCGATTCAACCGCACGGCCTCGGTCGCCGACGTCTATGCGCCGATCCGCCCGGGCTCGGACATCGCCTTCCTGATGGGCGTCATCCGCTACTGCATCGAGAACGACAAGGTGCAGTGGGACTATGTGAAGGCCTACACCAACGCCACCTATCTGGTGCGCGAGGACTTCGGCTGGGCCGACGGCCTCTTCACCGGCTATGACGAGGACAAGCGCGACTACGACCGCACCGCCTGGGAATACCAGCTCAACGAAGACGGGACGGTGAAGGCCGACCCGACGCTTTCCGACCCGCGCTGCGTCTGGAACCTCCTGAAAGAGCATGTCTCGGCCTATACGCCGGACTTCGTGGAAAACCTCTGCGGCACGCCCAAGGAGCGCTATCTCAATATCTGCGAGATGATCGGCGCGACCGCCGCGCGCGACAAGGTGATGACCTCGCTCTATGCGCTCGGCTGGACCCAGCATTCCAAGGGCGCGCAGAACATCCGCGGCATGGCGATGCTCCAGCTCATCCTCGGCAATGTCGGCCTGCCCGGCGGCGGGGTGAACGCGCTGCGCGGCCATTCCAACATCCAGGGCCTCACCGATATCGGCCTGCTCTCCAACACCCTGCCGGGCTACATGAACCTCGCCACGGAGAAGGAGACGGACTACGCAACCTACATGTCGACGCGCGGCAACAAGCCGCTCGTTCCCGGCCAGACGAGCTACTGGCAGAACACGCCGAAATTCATGGTCAGCTTCCTGAAGGCCATGTGGGGCAGCGCGGCGACGAAAGAGAACGACTGGGGCTTCGACTGGCTGCCGAAGCTGGACGTGCCCTATTACGACATCCTGCGCATGTTCGACATGATGAGCCGGGGCGAGGTGAACCTCTATTTCTGCCAGGGCTTCAACCCGCTCCTCTCCTTCCCCAACCGGGCCAAGCTGACCGCGGGCCTGTCGAAGCTGAAGATGCTCGTCACCATCGATCCGCTGGAGACCGAGACGGCGCATTTCTGGGAGAACCACGGCATCTACAACGACGTGGAGCCCTCGAAGATCATGACCGAGGTCCTGCAGCTCCCCGCCACCTGCTTTGCCGAGGACGAGGGCGCGACGGTCAATTCCGGCCGCTGGCTGCAATGGCACTGGCCGGGCGCGACGCCGCCGGGAGACGCCAGGCACGACACCTGGATCATGGCGAACATCTTCCTGCGCGTGCGCGAGCTCTACCGCAAGGAAGGCGGGGTCTGCCCCGAGCCGATCCTCAACCTTTCCTGGGACTACAAGGACCCCTACGAGCCGGAACCTGCCGAACTGGCGCAGGAGATGAACGGGCGCGCGCTCCAGACCCTCTACGACCCGGCCGACCCGACGAAGGTTATGGTGGAGGCCGGCAGGCTCCTGCCGAACTTCGCGGTGATGCGCGACGACGGCTCCACCATGTCCGGCTGCTGGATCTATGCCGGCTCTTGGACGGAGGAGGGCAACATGATGGCCCGGCGCGACAACAGCGATCCCGGCGACATCGGCACCTTCCTCAACTGGACCTTCGCCTGGCCGGCCAACCGCCGCATCCTCTACAACCGCGCCTCCTGCGACCTCTCGGGCAAACCGTGGGACGAGAGCCGCAAGCTGATCGAATGGACCGGCGGGAAATGGGCCGGCTTCGACGTGCCCGACATCGCGGTGACGGCAAAGCCGGAGACGGTGATGCCCTTCATCATGACGCCGGAAGGCACCGCCCGGCTCTTCGCCCGCAAGCTGATGCGGGACGGGCCGTTCCCCATCCACATGGAACCGTTCGAAAGCCCGGTCGAAAACCCGTTCAACGCAAGTCTGCGCGGCAACCCTGTCGCCCGCATCTTCCCCGATGACGTGGCGCAGCTCGGCACCAGCGCCGACTATCCCTTCGTCGCCACCTCCTACCGCCTCACCGAGCATTTCCACTACTGGACGAAGCACAACCGCGTGAACGCCGTCCTCCAGCCGGAATTCTTCGTGGAGATCAGCGAGGAACTGGCGGCCGAGCGCGGCATCGTCAAGGGCGGGCGCGTCAGGGTGTGGAGCAAGCGCGGCGAGGTCTGGGCGAAGGCCGTGGTGACGAAGCGCATCCGCCCGCTGGTCTGCGCCGGCAAGCCGGTGCATGTCGTCGGCATTCCGCTGCACTGGGGCTTCATGGGCGCGGCGCGCAAGGGCTTCGGGCCGAACAGCCTCACCCCCTTCGTCGGCGATGCCAATATCGACACGCCGGAATTCAAGGCCTTCCTCGTCAATATAGAGCCGGCGCCAGAGGAGGCTTCGTCATGACGAACGAACGCGCACCGGAACCCCTGACGGCGGCCGCCAATCCGCCGCTCCAGCCCCTGCCCTCGAACCTCCTCGCCAGCGACGTCGTCAGGGCTTCGGCGACGAGCGACCTGCCCGCTCCCGAGCGACAGCTCACCCCAGTCGCCAAGCTGATCGACGTGTCGAAATGCATCGGCTGCAAGGCCTGCCAGTCCGCCTGCATCGAGTGGAACGACACCCATCCGGACGTGGAGGAGAATGTCGGCGTCTACGAGAACCCGCACGACCTGACGCCCGATATGTTCACGCTGATGCGGTTCACGGAATACGAGAACCCTGACACCAGCGAGCTGGAATGGCTGATCCGCAAGGATGGCTGCATGCATTGCGCCGATCCCGGCTGCCTCAAGGCCTGCCCGGCCCCCGGCGCCATCGTGCAATATTCCAACGGCATCGTCGATTTCATCTCCGACAACTGCATCGGCTGCGGCTATTGCGTGACGGGCTGTCCCTTCAACATCCCGCGCATCTCCAAGACCGCGCATGTCTCGAAGAAGTGCACGCTCTGCTCGGACCGCGTGGCCGTCGGCCAGGGCCCGGCCTGCGCCAAGGCCTGCCCGACCAAGGCCATCACCTTCGGCACCAAGGAGGACATGATCGAGCTGGCCGAAGAACGGGTCGAGGACCTGAAGTCGCGCGGCTACGACAATGCCGGCCTCTACGATCCCGAGGGCGTCGGCGGCACCCATGTCATGTATGTGCTGCACCATGCCGACCAGCCCTCGCTCTATGCCGGCCTGCCTGATGATCCCAGGATCTCCCCCGTGGTGCGCGGCTGGAAGGGCCCGGCCAAGACCGTCGGCCTCGCCGTGGCGGGCCTTGCCGCCGCCGGCGCGCTGCTGCATGGCCTCCTCGCCCGGCCGAACGAGGTGACGCCCCATGAGGAGGAAGAGGCCGAGGAACTCGTCGATCATGCCGATGAAAAAACCCGGCGGAAAGGAGGCATGATGGACGAGAACCGCGTCTATTCCGCCCCCGGCGACGAGATCGAGACGAAGCACCCCGTCCTGGTGAGCCGCTATCGCGGCATCACGCGGCTCAACCACTGGATCACGGCGCTCTGCATGATCGTGCTCCTCGTCTCCGGCTTCTCCTTCTTCCACCCCGCGCTCTTCTGGATGACCGGCCTTTTCGGCGGCGGGCAGACGACGCGCTGGCTGCACCCCATCGTCGGCCTCGTCCTGGTGGCGAGCTTCCTCCTGCTCTTCCTGCAGATGTGGAAGCTCAACCTGCCCCGGCGCGAGGACGTGGAATGGAGCCTGAAGATCGGCGACATGCTGAAGGGCGACGAGGACAAGCTGCCCGAGCTTGGCAAGTACAATGCCGGCCAGAAGATGGTGTTCTGGGGCATGTCCGCGCTGATCGCCCTCCTCGTCACCACGGGCATCATGATCTGGGAGGAATACTTCCCGCATATCGTCTCGATCCCGGTGCGCCGCATCGCCGTCGCCGTGCATGCGCTGGCGGCGCTCGGCGCGATCCTGATCTTCATCGTCCATGTCTATGCGGCGATCTGGACGCGCGGCACGATTAGGGCGATGACGCACGGCACCGTC
It encodes the following:
- the fdnG gene encoding formate dehydrogenase-N subunit alpha; this translates as MNIDLSRRSFLKLAGAGAAATTLGAMGFGAAEAATAAHVRAFKLATTTETRNVCTYCSVACGILMYSRGDLAAGEKAELIHIEGDADHPTNRGTLCPKGAALKDFVKSETRATKPRRRAPGADRWEDISWDEAFDKIARALKDDRDANFIEKNAAGVTVNRWTTTGFLAASGGTNETGWLTYKTVRSMGIVGFDNQARVUHGPTVASLAPTFGRGAMTNAWTDIKNTDLVIVMGGNAAEAHPCGFKWVTEAKHHRGARLIVVDPRFNRTASVADVYAPIRPGSDIAFLMGVIRYCIENDKVQWDYVKAYTNATYLVREDFGWADGLFTGYDEDKRDYDRTAWEYQLNEDGTVKADPTLSDPRCVWNLLKEHVSAYTPDFVENLCGTPKERYLNICEMIGATAARDKVMTSLYALGWTQHSKGAQNIRGMAMLQLILGNVGLPGGGVNALRGHSNIQGLTDIGLLSNTLPGYMNLATEKETDYATYMSTRGNKPLVPGQTSYWQNTPKFMVSFLKAMWGSAATKENDWGFDWLPKLDVPYYDILRMFDMMSRGEVNLYFCQGFNPLLSFPNRAKLTAGLSKLKMLVTIDPLETETAHFWENHGIYNDVEPSKIMTEVLQLPATCFAEDEGATVNSGRWLQWHWPGATPPGDARHDTWIMANIFLRVRELYRKEGGVCPEPILNLSWDYKDPYEPEPAELAQEMNGRALQTLYDPADPTKVMVEAGRLLPNFAVMRDDGSTMSGCWIYAGSWTEEGNMMARRDNSDPGDIGTFLNWTFAWPANRRILYNRASCDLSGKPWDESRKLIEWTGGKWAGFDVPDIAVTAKPETVMPFIMTPEGTARLFARKLMRDGPFPIHMEPFESPVENPFNASLRGNPVARIFPDDVAQLGTSADYPFVATSYRLTEHFHYWTKHNRVNAVLQPEFFVEISEELAAERGIVKGGRVRVWSKRGEVWAKAVVTKRIRPLVCAGKPVHVVGIPLHWGFMGAARKGFGPNSLTPFVGDANIDTPEFKAFLVNIEPAPEEASS
- a CDS encoding formate dehydrogenase subunit gamma; its protein translation is MDENRVYSAPGDEIETKHPVLVSRYRGITRLNHWITALCMIVLLVSGFSFFHPALFWMTGLFGGGQTTRWLHPIVGLVLVASFLLLFLQMWKLNLPRREDVEWSLKIGDMLKGDEDKLPELGKYNAGQKMVFWGMSALIALLVTTGIMIWEEYFPHIVSIPVRRIAVAVHALAALGAILIFIVHVYAAIWTRGTIRAMTHGTVTGGWAFRHHRKWLRELAGRQRTDPSK